The Misgurnus anguillicaudatus chromosome 21, ASM2758022v2, whole genome shotgun sequence genome includes a window with the following:
- the LOC129445527 gene encoding E3 SUMO-protein ligase ZBED1-like yields MATGGAADAAAAQNPLVEKKGGKSHVWRYFGFAADDKGNIIDPQKPVCKRCHRSFLSRGGNTSNLIKHLKDRHPDLMREFKQLQTEDDHQTPQQTLKQTTVTDAFQQQQKYDKNSPEARKLNRAVAEFLCTDQVPIYTVEKRGFQQMLHHLNPKYQLPSRNFFMYTEIPRLYNETRDIIIQHLGEKPFYSCTTDLWTSRTADTFMSVTLQYITKLWELQSWCLGCCGLNTDHTAESLKEAFEEKLEDWNLDIIRMSGITTDNATNNKKAFEDYTWIPCFGHNLHLAVNKALEISRVSASLSRLRKTISAFTRSPKLSRQLVKKQKDLSSPDHKLIHDEPTRCYMIVSVMNKDDVKQSLLDEVKKMGNDGNVSQVSGESSQVRPSKKSKTDLKQLLSTIQGEKKEKGEPASSSQTQLTASDELNGEFLVYSQMPEGCGKGGTEAKIQLSNLRVKVSSRLDSVAEISGNCPGPSPFLDVKDTDGKYQEFECKMGTCCYAWRAPTWGFTWACRRVYNTICWL; encoded by the exons ATGGCGACCGGCGGTGCTGCTGATGCAGCGGCGGCTCAGAATCCACTTGTTGAGAAGAAAGGAGGAAAGAGCCACGTATGGAGATATTTTGGGTTTGCAGCTGATGACAAGGGTAACATTATAGATCCCCAAAAACCAGTTTGCAAAAGATGTCACCGAAGTTTTCTCTCAAGAGGAGGAAACACTTCAAACTTAATAAAGCACCTTAAAGACAGGCATCCGGATCTAATGAGAGAGTTTAAGCag ctgCAGACTGAGGATGATCATCAAACACCTCAGCAAACTCTAAAACAGACAACAGTTACAGATGCTTTTCAGCAGCAGCAGAAATATGACAAAAACTCACCTGAAGCAAGAAAACTTAACCGAGCTGTTGCAGAATTTTTATGTACAGATCAAGTGCCCATTTACACGGTTGAAAAACGTGGATTCCAGCAAATGCTTCATCACCTAAACCCAAAATACCAGCTTCCAAGCCGAAACTTTTTTATGTACACAGAGATTCCCCGCCTGTACAATGAAACGAGGGATATCATAATCCAGCATCTCGGAGAGAAACCGTTTTACAGCTGCACAACAGATCTTTGGACAAGTAGAACTGCAGACACTTTTATGTCTGTAACTCTGCAGTACATTACCAAATTGTGGGAATTGCAATCCTGGTGCCTTGGCTGTTGTGGTCTCAACACAGATCACACTGCTGAAAGTTTGAAGGAGGCCTTTGAAGAGAAACTTGAAGACTGGAATTTGGACATCATAAGAATGTCAGGCATCACAACTGATAATGccacaaataacaaaaaagcctTCGAAGACTACACCTGGATTCCTTGCTTTGGACACAATCTCCATCTTGCTGTAAATAAGGCATTAGAGATTAGCAGGGTGTCTGCATCGCTGTCAAGGCTCCGAAAAACAATCTCTGCCTTTACAAGATCCCCAAAACTTTCACGTCAGCTTGTCAAAAAACAGAAAGATCTCTCCTCTCCAGACCATAAACTCATTCATGATGAACCCACTCGCTGCTATATGATTGTCTCAGTTATGAACAAA GATGATGTGAAGCAAAGTCTCCTGGATGAGGTGAAGAAAATGGGCAATGATGGAAATGTATCTCAAGTTTCTGGAGAGTCAAGTCAAGTGAGGCCTTCTAAAAAATCCAAAACTGACCTGAAGCAACTTCTCTCCACCATACAAggggaaaagaaagaaaaaggagaACCAGCATCCTCAAGTCAAACACAGCTTACTGCAAGTGACGAGTTAAATGGTGAGTTCTTGGTGTACAGTCAGATGCCTGAG ggtTGTGGGAAGGGGGGAACGGAGGCTAAAATCCAACTCTCCAACCTGAGGGTAAAAGTCTCGAGTCGCTTGGACTCCGTCGCGGAGATCTCAG GAAACTGTCCAGGGCCCTCTCCTTTCCTGGACGTAAAGGATACAGATGGTAAGTATCAAGAGTTTGAATGCAAGATGGGTACCTGCTGCTACGCGTGGCGAGCTCCGACCTGGGGCTTCACTTGGGCATGCAGGCGGGTGTACAACACAATATGCTGGCTTTAG